A stretch of DNA from Synergistales bacterium:
CGCTACCAGGAGGAGACCGGCAACCTCTACAACCTGGAGGCCACCCCGGCGGAGGGGGCCGCCTACCGCTTCGCCAGGAGCGACATGGAGCAGTTCGGCGATGACATCGTTTTCGCCAACAGCGACGAGGTGCGCGAGATGGGCGCGCCGCCCTACTACACCAACTCCAGCCATCTGCCGGTGGGCTACACCAGCGACCTCTTCGAGGCCCTCACCCTGCAGGATCCGCTGCAGGAGCTCTACACCGGCGGCACCGTCTTCCACTGCTTCCTCGGGCAGCGCCTGCCCTCCGGCGCGGCGGTGCGCACCCTGGTCAGCCGGATCGCAGCGGGCTTCCGGCTGCCCTACTTCACCATCACGCCCACCTTCAGCATCTGCCCGATCCACGGCTACATCCCCGGGGAGCACGAGTTCTGCCCCTACTGCGACCAGGAGGCCGCCAGGGAGAAGAGCGAGGCCCTATGCGCATCGGAGGCGTAGAGAAGACCAGCCTGGTGGACGACCCGGGGCGGATCGCCACCGTCCTCTTCACCCAGGGCTGCAACCTCCGCTGTCCCTACTGCCACAACCCCGAGCTGGTGCCCTTCGACACCGGGGCGGAGACCGCCGAAGCCGAGGCCTTCCTGCCGCTGCTGGAGGAGCGGAAGGGCTTCATCGACGGCGTGGTCCTCACCGGCGGCGAGCCCACCCTGCAGGAGGGCCTGGTGCCCTTCGCGCGCGCCGTCAGGGAGCGGGGCATGCGGCTCAAGCTGGACACCAACGGGAGTCGGCCGGCCGTTTTGGCGGGGCTCCTGGAGGAGCGGCTGGTCGACGCCGTGGCCATGGACGTCAAGCTGCCCCTGGCACGCTACGGCGAGCTCACCGACGAGGCGGAGGTGGGGGAGCGGGTGGGCGAGAGCCTCGCCCTCCTCGCCGCGGGCGGCCTTCCCGTGGAGTTCCGGGCCACCCTGGTGCCGGGGCTGCACAGCCCGGCGGACCTGCAGACCATGGCCCGGGAGATCCCCGCCGGCGAAACAGTACGGGTGGCGCTGCAGCGCTTCCGGGCGGGGAGAACGCTGGATCCCGCCTACAGGGAATCGCGGGAGTTCACCAACGACGAGATGCACCGCTTCGAGGAGATCTTCAGGGAAGCGGGGCATCCCACCGAACTGCGGCTGTAACAGGAAAGGAGCGATTGATCATGGAACAGCGGAAGAAGGGCAATCGGACACGCTGCGAGGTCTATTCCCGGGTAGTGGGCTTCCTCTCCCCGGTCTCCCAGTGGAACAGAGGCAAGGCCGCCGAATTCGCCGACCGGAAGACCTTTGACGTCCAGGGGCTTGCGTCGGAGGGCGACTCCGTGGACAATAGGCAGGACTGAGCCGGACAGAATGCGGCTCTGCCGGGATGCATCCCGGCCAGACCACAACTGGAGGAATCGACGTTGAGCTATTACCTGCGTTGTATCGTCAAGGGCAGGGAGGTGCAGGGCCTCTGCGACGGCGAGGGAGCCCCCATCGCCCTCCTGGAAGGCTCCTACTTCGAGGGCGGCGCCAGACCGACCGGACAGACCGCGGCCTTCGAGGATGTGGAGCGCTTCCTGCCTCCCGCCACACCCGGCAAGATCATCGCCATCGGTCTCAACTACCGGGACCACGCCGAGGAGACCGGCCACGCCATCCCCACAGAGCCGCTGCTTTTCATGAAACCCTCCAGCGCCGTGGTGGGCCACGGCGCCGAGGTCTGGTATCCGCCCCAGGTGGGGCGCCTGGACTACGAGGCCGAGCTCGGCATCGTCATCGGCAGGAAGGCCTTCCGTATCGACGAAGCCGATGCCCTCGACGCCGTCCTGGGCTACACCTGCGCCAACGACGTGACGGCCCGGGACCTCCAGCAGCGCGACGGACAGTGGACACGCTGCAAGTCCTTCGACACCTTCGCGCCGCTGGGGCCCTGGATCCTGCTGGACAGCGACCCGAGACCGCGGGAGATCAGCATGCACCACAACGGTGCGGTGGTCCAGCACTCCACAACGGCCAACTTCATCTTCGACGTGCCCTTTCTCGTGGCCT
This window harbors:
- a CDS encoding fumarylacetoacetate hydrolase family protein, which translates into the protein MRCIVKGREVQGLCDGEGAPIALLEGSYFEGGARPTGQTAAFEDVERFLPPATPGKIIAIGLNYRDHAEETGHAIPTEPLLFMKPSSAVVGHGAEVWYPPQVGRLDYEAELGIVIGRKAFRIDEADALDAVLGYTCANDVTARDLQQRDGQWTRCKSFDTFAPLGPWILLDSDPRPREISMHHNGAVVQHSTTANFIFDVPFLVAYISSVMTLSPGDVIITGTPAGIGPVAPGDEMTVTVEGIGRLTNRIGR
- a CDS encoding anaerobic ribonucleoside-triphosphate reductase → MEQRKKGNRTRCEVYSRVVGFLSPVSQWNRGKAAEFADRKTFDVQGLASEGDSVDNRQD
- a CDS encoding anaerobic ribonucleoside-triphosphate reductase activating protein — encoded protein: MRIGGVEKTSLVDDPGRIATVLFTQGCNLRCPYCHNPELVPFDTGAETAEAEAFLPLLEERKGFIDGVVLTGGEPTLQEGLVPFARAVRERGMRLKLDTNGSRPAVLAGLLEERLVDAVAMDVKLPLARYGELTDEAEVGERVGESLALLAAGGLPVEFRATLVPGLHSPADLQTMAREIPAGETVRVALQRFRAGRTLDPAYRESREFTNDEMHRFEEIFREAGHPTELRL